CACCTACTGCTTATAGAATGATTGTTAAAGAACTTCCTTTGGAAGAACTTAAATTTAAAACAGTAAGACACTTTGTGGCAGCAGGTGAACCTTTAAATCCTGAAATAATTAATCTATGGAAAGATGCAACAGGAGAATATATTTACAATGGTTATGGACAGACAGAAACAGTAAACACTCTTGCTATGTTCAGATTTATTCCAATGAAACCAGGAGCAACAGGATTTCCAACACCTGGATATGAGATAGATATAACAGATGATGAAGGAAATCCGCTTCCTCCAAATACAGAAGGAAATATTGCAATTAAGATAAATCCTCAAAGACCTGTGGGACTTTTTCAAGAATATATAGGTGATAAATTAGAGATGGCTGCTGCATTTAGGGGTGATTGGTATTTTACAAGGGATCGTGGCTATAAAGATGAAGATGGTTATTTCTGGTTTGTTGGAAGAGAAGATGATGTCATAATAAGTGCTGGATACAGGATTGGTCCATTTGAGGTAGAGAGCGCTCTTATCAAGCATCCTGCAGTTAAAGAAGCTGCTGTTGTTGCAAGTCCTGATGAGGTAAGAGGAGAAGTAGTTAAAGCATTCGTTGTTCTTACACAGGATTATGAACCTTCTGAACCTCTTGTTAAAGATATTCAGGAATTTGTAAAAAAAGAAACAGCACCATATAAGTATCCAAGAAAAATAGAATTTGTTGATGAACTTCCGAAAACAATAAGTGGTAAAATAAAAAGAAAAGAACTCAAACTTAAAGAGTTTGGGAAATTAAAATAAAAAATATGTCATATATAGCAGTCATAGGAGCAGGGAGCTGGGGAACAACCCTTGCTTCCCTTCTTTCAAAAAAAGGATTTGATGTAGTAATCTGGGCAAGAGAAAAAGAGATTGCGGATGCTATAAATTCTAAAAAAGAAAATCCGATATATTTACCTAATATTAAACTGCCCCATAATTTAATCAGCACCGATGATATATTAGAAGCAATTAAAAAAGCCAGATTTATTGTGAATGTTGTTCCGACACAACATATACGCTCTGTTTTTACTTCTTTACAGAATAAGTTAAATGATGAAAATATCGTTGTGAGCGCGTCAAAAGGTATTGAAAAAGGCACTCTAAAAACACCATCTATGATTCTTGAGGAAATAATAAACAAAAAAGTTTATGTTCTTTCGGGTCCCACTTTTGCTATTGAGGTGGCTCAGGAAAAACCTACAGCTGTAACAATTTCAGGTTCAGAAAAAAGAGGAAGATTATTGTTACAGGAAATTTTTAGCACTTCTTACTTCAGGGTATATGAACACGATGACCCTATTGGCGCCGAGATTGGAGGAGCTATAAAAAATGTTATTGCAATTGCTGCGGGAATTTGTGATGCTCTTGAGCTTGGCAATAATGCAAGAGCTGCTCTTATTACAAGAGGACTTCACGAAATCATGAGACTTGGCAAAAAGATGGGAGCAAAGGAAATAACCTTTTCAGGATTAAGCGGACTTGGAGACCTTTTTCTTACATGCACATCAAATCTCTCAAGAAATTATACAGTAGGATACAGACTTGGTAAGGGTGAATCACTGGATGAAATTTCAAAAAGCATGCGCTCAATTGCAGAAGGTGTTGAAACGAGTCTTTCTGCCATGCAACTTTCAAAAAAACTTGATGTTGAAATGCCTATTACAACTGAAATATATCAGGTTATATATGAAGGAAAAACACCTCAGCAAGCAGCTTCTGATTTAATGAACAGAACCTTAAAACCAGAGTTTTATTAAGAAAAGATTTTTTGAATGACAAAATAAATTAAAATAAATCAAGCTTCATAATAATAGCGTCTTCTTCAGGTAAAAGATAGTATTTTTTACGTAATCCTGCTTTTTTAAAGCCAATTTTTTCATAAAAACTGATTGCTTCATTATTTGATACTCTCACTTCAAGAAAACAAGTTTTTACAGAGTCTTTTACTTCATTCAATACATTTTTTATAAGTTCAGTAGCAATCCCTTTTCTTCTTAATTCAGGCTTTACAGCAATTGATAACAATTCTGCTTCATCTAATATTTTCCTGAGAACAATATAACCAACAATTTCTCCATTAAATTCTGCGACCTTGAGTATAGAATGAGGATTTAAAAGCTCATTTTTAAATGATTTTAATGACCATGGTATAGAAAAACTCTGGCTTGCAATTTCTAAAACACGTGAAAGGTCTTGTTCTTTTAAGTTTCTTATTTTTATATTCATCCAAAATGCTAAACTTTATCCTGAGACGAAGTTGAAAGTGTTATTTTTATTTCAGCTTCTGATTTTCTGAGATACTCAGGTTTTAAGTCTTTTCCATTAGTTGCTTCATTAATTCTTTGTAGCCCTATGTATGCCACAATTCCAGGATGTGGCACTGAATATATTAATGGTGGGAATATAGCCTTACTACCAAGTTTTTCAATCAATTTTTCTTTATAAAAATCTGCCCCACTTCCAGCAAATATTGTTTTTTCTTTAATCCAGTCTACCAGAGCATTAATTCCTAAAACCGAATCTTCCTTAAGTCTTAGAATTTTATTATTTTCCCATTTGAACAAAGCTGTGAAGACCTCTTTTTTTCTTGCATCAAATATCGGACATATCTGATATTTGCAGTAAGGAAATTCCCATGCAATCACTTCCAGTGTTGATACAGGAATTACCTTTTTTTTAGTTACGAAAGAGAGCCCTTTTGCTGTGCTTATACCAACCCTCAAACCTGTAAAAGACCCTGGTCCTACAGTAATTGCATAATAATCAATTGTTTCAAGAGGAATTTTCATTATTTCAAGAATATGGGCAATTTCAGGAAGAAGTTTCTCAGAATGGGAAGCCATAAACTGCATTGTAGATTGTGCAAGCAGTATTCCATCTTCCAGCACTGCTATACCAGCATATTTTGTTGATGTATCAATCCCTAAGATTCGCATTTTTCAATTTTGATTATATATCTTTTACCTCCTATTTGCGAAGAGTTAATATCTGGAAGTTCAAACTCTCTTATTTCTATGTTATATCTCTCAGGTAAATTTTGAATTTCCTCATCAATTTTTAATGATTTACTTATTAGAAAATATCCTTCCTTTTTGAGTAAATGGTTACAATGTTTAATAAAATCCTTTATACTCCACAATGCTCTGGATATTACAATATCAAACTTATTATGAATCTCTTCTGCTTTTGCCTTGATAATTTCAATATTTTCAAGTTCAAGTTTTCTTTTTATATTTTTTAAAAAAGCGTTTTTTTTCCAGGAAGGTTCAATCAATGTTATTTTTGCACGAGGTCTTACAATAGCTATTGGAATTCCTGGGAAACCCGCACCTGTGCCGATGTCTGCAATGCTTAGAGGATTTTCAGAGATGAAACATAAATATAAAAGCGAATCAATGAAATGCTTCACGATTATCTCTTTTTCATCTTCTATGGATGTGAGATTGTAGGCTTTGTTCCATTTTTTGAGTTCTGATAGATAAAAGAGGAATTTATCTGCCAGGACTTCAATCTGTTTATCATCATCTGGCAATTTTAACGAGTTTATAAGAATACTGCTAAAACATTTTTTGAAAAAGTCTTTCAACTCTTTCACATTATTACTTCTTAACAGTTGTTTTTTTCTGGACAGCCACCATAAGAATGGATATGGCTGCAGGAGTTACTCCGGGAATTCTCATTGCCTGACCGATTGTTCTTGGTGCTACTTCTGTGAGTTTTTGTATTACCTCCCTTGAAAGTCCAGGGATATTAAAATCAAAATTTTCAGGAATAAGTTTTTCTTCAAATTGTTTCATTCTTTCAACAAGCTCCATCTGTTTTGCAATATATCCCTCGTATTTAATATGAATCTCAACAAGCTCTTCAAGCTCTTTTGTTAAAGTCACCTCAGAAGGTGCGAATTTTTTTATAAAATCATAGTTAAGCTCAGGTCTTTTAAGAAGCTTATCAAGAAACGTGGCTTCTTCAACTGGAGTTGTTTGAGCTTCTATGAGTGCTTTATTAAGTTCTTCTGAAGGTTTAATTGTGGTAGTTTTGAGCCTTTTGATTTCTCTTTGGAGCAATTCCTTTTTCTTGTTGAATTCTTCATAGGTTTCTTCATCAACAAGGCCAATTTTATATCCATAATCTCTTAGTCTTAAATCAGCATTGTCATGTCTAAGTAGCAGTCTGAATTCAGCCCTTGAAGTAAACATCCTGTAAGGCTCTTGTGTTCCTTTTGTTACGAGGTCATCAATTAATACTCCAATATATGCTTCATCTCTGCCCAGAATAAGAGGTGGTTGTTTTTTTATCTTAAGTGCTGCATTAATCCCAGCCATCAATCCCTGTGCAGCAGCTTCTTCATATCCACTTGTTCCATTAATTTGACCTGCAAGATATAATCCTTCAATTCCTTTCACTTCAAGAGTATGCCTTATCTGTGTAGGGTATACAAAATCATACTCAATTGCATATCCCGGCCTCATTATTTCAGCATCTTCAAGCCCAGGGATTGTTCTTACAAAAGCAACCTGTACATCATAGGGCAAAGATGTGGGAATTCCGTTTGCGTAATATTCTTTTCTACTCAATCCTTCAGGTTCAAGAAATATCTGATGTCTTGATTTATCTCTGAATTTTACAACTTTGTCTTCAATTGAAGGACAGTAACGGGGACCTATTCCCTTTATCTTTCCGCTATACAGGGGGGAACGGTCAAGATTATTAAGAATTATCTCATGGGTTTTTTCATTTGTATATGTTATATAGCACGGTACCTGAGGATTATTAATTTTCTTGGTGGAATAGGAAAATGGTATAGGAGGGTCATCACCGCCTTGTTCTTCTGTTTTTGAAAAATCTATTGTTTTTGCATCAATTCTTGGAGGGGTGCCTGTTTTAAGTCTTCCCATCTTTAATCCGAGTTTTTTGATTGATTCTGAAAGCTTTTTTGATGGAAATTCTCCTGCTCTGCCTGCTTCAAAAGAATCAAGACCTATGTGGATAAGTCCATTTAAAAATGTTCCAGGTGTAATTATAACAGCTTTTGCACCGTAAAAAACACCAAGAGAAGTTATAATTCCTTTAACTTTACCATTTTCAACCACTATCTCCTCAACCATTGCTTGTTTTATAGCAAGATTTTCCGTTGATTCAAGAATTTTACGCATATAAATATTGTAAAGGATTCTGTCAGCCTGAGCACGTAAAGACCAAACAGCAGGACCTTTTGAACGATTAAGCATTCTGAATTGTATACCTGCCATATCAGTTACCTTTGCCATAATACCACCCAGAGCATCAATTTCCCTTACAAGATGTCCTTTAGCAAGACCTCCGATTGCAGGGTTACAACTAAGTTGTGCTATTGTTTCAAGATATATTGTAAAAAGGGCTGTTTGTAGTCCCATCTTTGCTGTAGCTAAAGCAGCTTCACATCCTGCATGTCCAGCTCCAACAACAATTATGTCAAAATCTTTTTCTTTATACATTTTTTCCCTTTAATTTTGTTTCCCTTTTTATTATAATAAATGTGATGAGTTTTCCTGTATTCAGACATACAATTTCTAAATTAAGAGAAGTTTTAGTAGAGGATTCAGATAAAATCTCTTTCTTGATAAAGTATGACCCTATAATTGCCTATCTTATTTTTCAGGAAGTTAATAAACCCTGTAGCAAAACAGAAATAACAAACTTCTCTCAAATGGTTAACTATATTGGAACAAAAAAAATTGAACAGATAATTATTGAAAGAGATCTTTTCCTTGAAGTTGAAGATTTACATATATGGGTATATGGCATTTTAAGTGCTGAAATTTGTTCTCTTATTGCAGAGAAATTTTCTCATATTCATAGAGATGAAGCATTTTTTGTAGGCTTGCTACCATGCCTTGGTTTACTTTTTATGATGAATGATTTTCCTAAATACAGAAATATAATTCATTTTCTCGTTAAACTTCCTCTTGAAGACAGAGTCTTTCTTGAAGAATCAGTTTTTGGCACAAATCATATTGATACTCTTAAAAGAAATATAATCTGTCCTCCTTTTAAGGAAGTTGTGAATATTCTAAACAGGATGTTTCCAAAAGATGGGCAAAAGGAGATAAAAACATCTGTTCCACAAAGGGGATCTACTTTGCAGAGTTTTTATGATATGGCATTGCTTTCAGACCTTGCTTCTTATGGTGCACAGGCTTTGATGTTTCCATCTGTTGTTGATAATCGCGAACTTTTTCTTGAACTTGCAAAAAGATACTTCAGAGTAAAAGAGTCTGATTCATTAGAAATTCTTCAAAATGCAATGGATAGATTTATCTCAATTGCTCAGGAGTTTAATATCCTTGAAGAAATTCAGCTTTCAACTGAGAAAGTTTATCAACTAAGAAAGTTCAGATTTGAAACAAAAAATCCTGTTTTTGCAAATATGCTTAAAAATTTATTTGAAGAAAATGCAAAAGATAGAAACATTTTTATTTATGGTGAAAGAGCAGTTGGCAAAAGACTTCTTGCTGCAGCACTTTATACTGCAGATGATAATCCTCGTAGAGAAAAACCTTTTGTAATGATTTTTTGTGATATAGAAGAGGAAACTCTTGAAGAAGAGTTTTTTGGAATAAAAGAAGGATATTTTGGCAAAAAAGGTAAAAAAGGAGTTTTAAAACATGCAGAAGGAGGAACTCTTGTAATAAAAGAGTTTGATGCAATGCCTGGAGATTTTCAAGATAAATTTCAAAAAGCAATTCAGAACGGAAAATTTTATAGAGTAGGGGATATAACTCCAGTTGAATTTCCTGATATAAAATTTATTCTTGTAGGCAAAGAAGATATAAGAATTAAGGTTGCAAAAGGAGAATTTTCAGGTAATTTACTTAAACTGCTTAATCCTGTTTTTTTCAGAATACTTCCATTAAGAGAAAGAAGAGAAGATGTTTTTTATATTGCAAATGAGATAGTGAAAAAATATAATCTGAATATTGAAGATAGACTTGCACAACCAGAAATTATAGAAAAGCTTAAAACTGACCCATTCCCGAATAATCTTAGAGATTTAAAAAGATTTTTATTCCTTCTTTATATTCAAAAAATTCTTAAACCTTAAATACTCAATTCCACCAATAAGAGAAGCAAAAACCTGAGAAATAAACCATAAAAAAGACACTGCTACAACATTAGCATATCCTAAGGAATTACCAAAAAATAAGATAAAGCACCATTCTCTTACTCCAACTCCTGATACTGATATTGGAAGCATTGAAATTAGTATTATAATTGGCATAAAAATAGCTAATTCAAAAAAAGATATTGATTGGTGAAGCCCAATAAAAATTATATAAACCGAAATAATTACAATAAATTGAACAAAAATAGACAAGATAAATGCCTTAATAATCTGTTTTTTGTTAAAACTTAAAATATAATCTTTCAACCCTTTAAAAAATTTAGTTTTTCCAAGCAATAAAAAGAAAATACTTCCTCCAATAAATCCTACAAAACTTACAGGAACAGTCCATATAAGCATTTGTTGTGGAAGCTTTGTATAAAATACACAAAAAAATATAAAGCCTATGAATAATAAAGCAGAAAGTCCTATATATCTTTCCATAAATACTGATGCCAATGCTTGTTTGGTCCCTGTTTTTTCTTTAATCATAAAAATTTTTACTATATCTCCTCCTATGATTCCAGGTAAAACATTATTAAAAAATGCGCCTATTAGATAAAGAGAAAAAAGTTTTGAAATACTCAATTCTTGATAAGGAAGAAAAATTTTCCATCTCAATGTAGATATGTATGAAGAAATAATGTATAGAAAAGAGGCAAAGAAAAAAGCAAAAGGATTTATTAAAACAAAAGAGCTTAAAACATTAGAAAAATCAATTTTTTTAAGAAGATATAAGACTAATAAAACAGTTACTGTAAAGCGAATGCAAAATTTTATATATTGCTTCAATCTCCAGGTCCTAAAATTTTCTTCAGAATATATATGGGCTTTTTCTGGGTTTCATGGTAAACTCTTACAATCATCTCTCCAAGAAGTCCCATACCAATAAAGTTTAAGCCTATCAGGACAGAGAAAAATCCTCCAAGAAGCAAAGGTCTTCCACCTATGGATATTCCCTTGAATAATTTAAGAAAAACAAGATATCCTACAATTATAACTCCTAAAATCATAAATAAAACACCAATCGGTCCAAAAAACTGTATTGGCTTTGTTGAGAAACTATGTAAAAATTTTACAGTAACAAGGTCAAGAAGAACTTTAATTGTCCTTCCTATTCCGTATTTTGACTTTCCTTTATATCTTGGATGGTGAGTTACTTCTATCTCTTTTATCTTTACTCCATACCAGCTTGCAAGGGCAGGAATAAATCTGTGCATCTCACCATAAAGTTTTAAATTTTTAACAACCTCTCTTTTATATGCTTTTAGAGAACATCCATAGTCATGAATTCTTACACCTGTGACTTTTCCGATAAGCCAATTCGCCACTATTGATGGGAGTCTACGAGATAAGAATGGATCTTTTCTTTTTTTTCTCCAGCCACTAACAATGTCTGCGTCTTTTATAGCTTCCATAAGCTTTGGAATATCAGCAGGGTCATTCTGAAGGTCTCCATCCATTGTAATTACAACATCCCCTCTGGCAAAATCAAAACCTGCTGCAAAGGCTGCTGTTTGTCCAAAATTCCTTCTGAAACTAAGCACGACTACATGGGGATCCTTTTTTTGAATTTCCTCAAGAAGTCTAAGAGTATTATCTCTGCTTCCATCATCAACATAGATTATTTCATATGAAATCAATAGTTGGCTTAATGTCTCTGATAATTTCTTATGAAGTTCCTCAATATTTTCTTCTTCATTGTAAAGTGGTATTACAATAGACAAATCCATTTTTTTCTCCCTCAATAATTCTCTGGTTTTTTTAAATTCATACCTTTGAAATTATAACACTTAAAAATTGTGTAATCTCTAATTTTAACACCTTTTTTAAAAACTGTGAAATTCTCGGATGTACATCCATCAAAAGCAGAAGAGACTTCGGGTTCAGGTTCATTTTTTGTGCCATAAACAACATAGATTCCGTGAACAACTGATAAGTCATTGAGTTCATTATTTATTGACTGCCACAGGTCATATTGATTCATTCTTCTTCCGAGATTTATACAGTAAACAACTGGTTTGCCTTTTGTATAAAAAGCAAGTTCACTTGAAATCTGATACCTATCTGAAAAAATCACCACTTTTCCTTTTTTTTCAAATTCCTTTTTTATTTCAGAGACTTTTTCCCCAAGTTCCTTCCATCCTTTAAGTCTTGCTGAAGGGTCAAATTTTTCTGGTAGATTTAGATATGGCAAAGCATAGTTAATAAATGAAAAAATAAAGGCTATCAGGATTGCTGATATTATAAGTTTTTTATAAACCCTCTGAATTAAAGCATGAGCAAGAATAATCAAAAAAGGAATGTAGGCTGGCATTGCCCAGTTTGCCTGAACTTTACCCTGTATGCTTTTTATTAGAAAAAAGGCAAAAACAGGCATTGAAAGGGAAATTAGAAGCCATCTATGATTAGGCTGAAGGTTTAAGGATGAAGGCTTAAGGAGAAGATAGACTCCTAAGATAAAAACCAAAGGAGTAACTACTAAAAGTTGACTGCCAATAAATTCAGCAAAATATTTCAATGAAACCTTCAACCCCTCATATATGTGCGCCTGTCCTGCAGTATGCTTCAGTGTTACCCAGTCATGCTGAAAGTTCCAGATGATAACAGGAGAAAAAACAATAAAAGAAATAACTATACACAAATAAAGCATGGGATTTTTAAAATGACTTATTCTGTTTTCATCTTTTTTTAATAAATAAACAAATATACACAAATAGAAAAAAGCCATTGTATACTTGGTAAGAAGCCCAAAACCTATGAATACTCCAAGAAGTAACCAGTAGTTTTTTCTCCCTTCAAGAGCAATCAAAAAAAGATAAATTGAAACAATCCAGAATAAAATAAAGGGGCTGTCAATGGTAAAGATGATACCAAATGTTGAAAATAAAGGAATTAATTGGAATAAAATTCCGCTAATATATCCGGTTTTTTCATCAAAAAGTTTTTTCCCGATTTTATAAACAAAAAAGCTGCTTAAAAATGAGCACACCGGTGCTAAAATTCTAACTCCGAATGGATTATCGCCAAAAATCCATGTAGAAAAAGCAATTAAATAAGCAATCATCGGACCTTTTGAGTAATAACTTAAATCAAGCCTTCTACTCCATTCCCAGTAATGGGCTTCATCTGGAGATATATCAACAGGTCCG
The Thermodesulfovibrio yellowstonii DSM 11347 DNA segment above includes these coding regions:
- the mnmG gene encoding tRNA uridine-5-carboxymethylaminomethyl(34) synthesis enzyme MnmG, which encodes MYKEKDFDIIVVGAGHAGCEAALATAKMGLQTALFTIYLETIAQLSCNPAIGGLAKGHLVREIDALGGIMAKVTDMAGIQFRMLNRSKGPAVWSLRAQADRILYNIYMRKILESTENLAIKQAMVEEIVVENGKVKGIITSLGVFYGAKAVIITPGTFLNGLIHIGLDSFEAGRAGEFPSKKLSESIKKLGLKMGRLKTGTPPRIDAKTIDFSKTEEQGGDDPPIPFSYSTKKINNPQVPCYITYTNEKTHEIILNNLDRSPLYSGKIKGIGPRYCPSIEDKVVKFRDKSRHQIFLEPEGLSRKEYYANGIPTSLPYDVQVAFVRTIPGLEDAEIMRPGYAIEYDFVYPTQIRHTLEVKGIEGLYLAGQINGTSGYEEAAAQGLMAGINAALKIKKQPPLILGRDEAYIGVLIDDLVTKGTQEPYRMFTSRAEFRLLLRHDNADLRLRDYGYKIGLVDEETYEEFNKKKELLQREIKRLKTTTIKPSEELNKALIEAQTTPVEEATFLDKLLKRPELNYDFIKKFAPSEVTLTKELEELVEIHIKYEGYIAKQMELVERMKQFEEKLIPENFDFNIPGLSREVIQKLTEVAPRTIGQAMRIPGVTPAAISILMVAVQKKTTVKK
- the rimI gene encoding ribosomal protein S18-alanine N-acetyltransferase, with amino-acid sequence MNIKIRNLKEQDLSRVLEIASQSFSIPWSLKSFKNELLNPHSILKVAEFNGEIVGYIVLRKILDEAELLSIAVKPELRRKGIATELIKNVLNEVKDSVKTCFLEVRVSNNEAISFYEKIGFKKAGLRKKYYLLPEEDAIIMKLDLF
- a CDS encoding lysylphosphatidylglycerol synthase transmembrane domain-containing protein; the protein is MKQYIKFCIRFTVTVLLVLYLLKKIDFSNVLSSFVLINPFAFFFASFLYIISSYISTLRWKIFLPYQELSISKLFSLYLIGAFFNNVLPGIIGGDIVKIFMIKEKTGTKQALASVFMERYIGLSALLFIGFIFFCVFYTKLPQQMLIWTVPVSFVGFIGGSIFFLLLGKTKFFKGLKDYILSFNKKQIIKAFILSIFVQFIVIISVYIIFIGLHQSISFFELAIFMPIIILISMLPISVSGVGVREWCFILFFGNSLGYANVVAVSFLWFISQVFASLIGGIEYLRFKNFLNIKKE
- the tsaB gene encoding tRNA (adenosine(37)-N6)-threonylcarbamoyltransferase complex dimerization subunit type 1 TsaB, giving the protein MRILGIDTSTKYAGIAVLEDGILLAQSTMQFMASHSEKLLPEIAHILEIMKIPLETIDYYAITVGPGSFTGLRVGISTAKGLSFVTKKKVIPVSTLEVIAWEFPYCKYQICPIFDARKKEVFTALFKWENNKILRLKEDSVLGINALVDWIKEKTIFAGSGADFYKEKLIEKLGSKAIFPPLIYSVPHPGIVAYIGLQRINEATNGKDLKPEYLRKSEAEIKITLSTSSQDKV
- a CDS encoding glycosyltransferase family 39 protein; amino-acid sequence: MEKEIFLFFHKTLSNNFLDILMVFFTQRGWILWLPVFLYMIFKYLKTKNYRYIAYFILAIILGIFLSDWLSLEIKNLIQRVRPCWTEYFRGIVGCTHSYSFPSNHATNALTFSTILILFLKNNSVNTKLRKIFYFYILLIAFFICISRLYLGVHWLTDVLGSIILGILFGFLVFHAIIWVNSLKRVFYFSLFIISLFRIYFILHGPVDISPDEAHYWEWSRRLDLSYYSKGPMIAYLIAFSTWIFGDNPFGVRILAPVCSFLSSFFVYKIGKKLFDEKTGYISGILFQLIPLFSTFGIIFTIDSPFILFWIVSIYLFLIALEGRKNYWLLLGVFIGFGLLTKYTMAFFYLCIFVYLLKKDENRISHFKNPMLYLCIVISFIVFSPVIIWNFQHDWVTLKHTAGQAHIYEGLKVSLKYFAEFIGSQLLVVTPLVFILGVYLLLKPSSLNLQPNHRWLLISLSMPVFAFFLIKSIQGKVQANWAMPAYIPFLIILAHALIQRVYKKLIISAILIAFIFSFINYALPYLNLPEKFDPSARLKGWKELGEKVSEIKKEFEKKGKVVIFSDRYQISSELAFYTKGKPVVYCINLGRRMNQYDLWQSINNELNDLSVVHGIYVVYGTKNEPEPEVSSAFDGCTSENFTVFKKGVKIRDYTIFKCYNFKGMNLKKPENY
- a CDS encoding NAD(P)H-dependent glycerol-3-phosphate dehydrogenase codes for the protein MSYIAVIGAGSWGTTLASLLSKKGFDVVIWAREKEIADAINSKKENPIYLPNIKLPHNLISTDDILEAIKKARFIVNVVPTQHIRSVFTSLQNKLNDENIVVSASKGIEKGTLKTPSMILEEIINKKVYVLSGPTFAIEVAQEKPTAVTISGSEKRGRLLLQEIFSTSYFRVYEHDDPIGAEIGGAIKNVIAIAAGICDALELGNNARAALITRGLHEIMRLGKKMGAKEITFSGLSGLGDLFLTCTSNLSRNYTVGYRLGKGESLDEISKSMRSIAEGVETSLSAMQLSKKLDVEMPITTEIYQVIYEGKTPQQAASDLMNRTLKPEFY
- a CDS encoding sigma 54-interacting transcriptional regulator gives rise to the protein MSFPVFRHTISKLREVLVEDSDKISFLIKYDPIIAYLIFQEVNKPCSKTEITNFSQMVNYIGTKKIEQIIIERDLFLEVEDLHIWVYGILSAEICSLIAEKFSHIHRDEAFFVGLLPCLGLLFMMNDFPKYRNIIHFLVKLPLEDRVFLEESVFGTNHIDTLKRNIICPPFKEVVNILNRMFPKDGQKEIKTSVPQRGSTLQSFYDMALLSDLASYGAQALMFPSVVDNRELFLELAKRYFRVKESDSLEILQNAMDRFISIAQEFNILEEIQLSTEKVYQLRKFRFETKNPVFANMLKNLFEENAKDRNIFIYGERAVGKRLLAAALYTADDNPRREKPFVMIFCDIEEETLEEEFFGIKEGYFGKKGKKGVLKHAEGGTLVIKEFDAMPGDFQDKFQKAIQNGKFYRVGDITPVEFPDIKFILVGKEDIRIKVAKGEFSGNLLKLLNPVFFRILPLRERREDVFYIANEIVKKYNLNIEDRLAQPEIIEKLKTDPFPNNLRDLKRFLFLLYIQKILKP
- a CDS encoding glycosyltransferase family 2 protein: MDLSIVIPLYNEEENIEELHKKLSETLSQLLISYEIIYVDDGSRDNTLRLLEEIQKKDPHVVVLSFRRNFGQTAAFAAGFDFARGDVVITMDGDLQNDPADIPKLMEAIKDADIVSGWRKKRKDPFLSRRLPSIVANWLIGKVTGVRIHDYGCSLKAYKREVVKNLKLYGEMHRFIPALASWYGVKIKEIEVTHHPRYKGKSKYGIGRTIKVLLDLVTVKFLHSFSTKPIQFFGPIGVLFMILGVIIVGYLVFLKLFKGISIGGRPLLLGGFFSVLIGLNFIGMGLLGEMIVRVYHETQKKPIYILKKILGPGD
- the rsmG gene encoding 16S rRNA (guanine(527)-N(7))-methyltransferase RsmG gives rise to the protein MKELKDFFKKCFSSILINSLKLPDDDKQIEVLADKFLFYLSELKKWNKAYNLTSIEDEKEIIVKHFIDSLLYLCFISENPLSIADIGTGAGFPGIPIAIVRPRAKITLIEPSWKKNAFLKNIKRKLELENIEIIKAKAEEIHNKFDIVISRALWSIKDFIKHCNHLLKKEGYFLISKSLKIDEEIQNLPERYNIEIREFELPDINSSQIGGKRYIIKIEKCES